A portion of the Calliphora vicina chromosome 5, idCalVici1.1, whole genome shotgun sequence genome contains these proteins:
- the LOC135960768 gene encoding chymotrypsin inhibitor SCI-I-like, with product MKFLHIFTLLLVALVAYTSAQRCVGRPRNPSCTGARNVGRRGPRCTPRTMWHYDARSRQCREMRYLGCAGNNNRWCTRAACEQRCRR from the exons atgaAATTTTTGCACATTTTCACTTTATTGCTGGTAGCTTTGGTGGCCTATACCTCGGCCCAAAGATGTGTGGGCAGACCAC GTAATCCTTCTTGTACTGGTGCTCGTAATGTGGGTCGTCGTGGTCCCCGTTGTACCCCCCGTACCATGTGGCATTACGATGCTCGTTCCCGCCAATGTCGTGAAATGCGTTATTTGGGCTGTGCTGGCAACAACAATCGTTGGTGTACCCGAGCTGCCTGTGAACAGAGATGTCGTCGTTAA
- the LOC135960868 gene encoding amblin-like produces the protein MKFLHILSLLLVALVAYTTAQRCPGRPRNPSCFGIRLDGRGGPRCTARNLWYFDPRARQCRPMRYLGCGGNRNRWCDRASCERGCRR, from the exons ATGAAATTCTTACAcattttatcattattattgGTGGCTTTGGTGGCCTATACCACGGCCCAGAGATGTCCTGGCAGACCAC GTAATCCTTCTTGTTTTGGAATTCGTCTTGATGGTCGTGGTGGTCCCCGTTGTACTGCTCGTAATCTGTGGTATTTCGATCCTCGTGCCCGACAATGTCGTCCAATGCGTTACTTGGGCTGTGGTGGCAACAGAAATCGTTGGTGTGATCGTGCTTCCTGTGAACGGGGTTGTCGTCGTTAA